A window of the Callospermophilus lateralis isolate mCalLat2 chromosome 7, mCalLat2.hap1, whole genome shotgun sequence genome harbors these coding sequences:
- the LOC143405183 gene encoding glycogen debranching enzyme-like, whose translation MDKMGESDRARRNRGIPATPRDGSAVEIVGLCKSAIRWLLELSKKNIFPYHEVRVKRHGKVVTVSYEEWNRKIQDNFEKLFHVSEDPSDSNEKHPNLVHKCGIYKDSYGASSPWCDYQLRPNFTIAMVVAPELFTTEKAWRALEIAEKKLLGPLGMKTLDPDDMVYCGIYDNSLDNDNYNLARGFNDHQGPEWLWPVGYFLHAKLYFFKLMGPECSAKTMFLVKNVLS comes from the exons ATGGATAAAATGGGAGAAAGTGACAGAGCTAGAAGAAACAGAGGAATACCAGCCACTCCAAG agatGGGTCTGCTGTGGAAATTGTGGGCTTGTGTAAATCTGCCATTCGTTGGTTGCTGGAAttatccaaaaaaaatatttttccttatcATGAAGTTAGAGTAAAAAGACATG GGAAAGTTGTAACAGTCTCATATGAAGAATGGAACAGAAAAATACAAGACAACTTTGAAAAACTGTTTCATGTTTCAGAAGATCCTTCTGATTCTAATGAGAAGCATCCAAATCTAGTTcacaaatgtggcatatacaaagACAGTTATGGAGCTTCAAGTCCTTGGTGTGACTACCAGCTCAGGCCTAATTTTACCATAGCAATGGTGGTG GCCCCTGAGCTGTTTACTACAGAAAAAGCATGGAGAGCATTGGAGAttgcagaaaaaaaattacttggtCCCCTTGGCATGAAAACTTTAGATCCAGA TGATATGGTTTACTGTGGAATATATGACAATTCGTTAGACAATGACAACTAcaatcttgctagaggtttcaatgatcaccaaggacct gaatggctATGGCCTGTTGGATATTTTCTTCATGCAAAGttatattttttcaaattgaTGGGTCCGGAGTGTAGTGCAAAGACAATGTTTTTGGTTAAAAACGTTCTTTCTTGA